AGCACGGTGACGAGGCGGCCTTCGGAAATCTGGCGGACGAAGGTCATGTCGTGCTCGATGACGACGATCGTGTGCTTGCCCGCGAGCGAAAGCAGCAGTTCGCCGGTGCGGTGCGTTTCCTCATCGGTCATGCCCGCGGCGGGTTCATCGACCAGCAGCAGCTTCGCATCTTGCGCGAGCAGCATGCCGATCTCCAGCCACTGCTTCTGGCCGTGGGCGAGCGATCCGGCCTTGGCGTGGGCGCGGTCGGTGAGCTTGATGGTGTGGAGGATCTCATCCATGCGGACTTCCTGCTCCTTCTTCACCCGGCCAAAGAGCGAGTGAAGGATGCCGCGCGAACCGGCAAGCGAGAGCAGCAGATTCTCCCGCACCGAATGATCCACATACACCGTCGGCGTCTGGAACTTCCGGCCAATGCCGAGCCGATAGATCTGATACTCGTTCATCTTGAGCAGATCATGCGTCTGCTCGAAGTGGAGCGTGCCACTGTCCGGCTTGGTGCGGCCGGTGATGAGGTCGAGGAAGGTGGTCTTGCCCGCGCCATTGGGACCGATGACGGTGCGCAGCTCGCCTTTCTCAAGGGCGAAGTTCAGGTCGCGGATCGCCTGGAATCCGGAGAAGGACTTGTTGAGTCCCTCCGCGGCCAGGAGGTAATGCTGCATGCTCATTTGGTCTTCGCGGCGGAGTTGAGGAGTTCGTCTTCGGCGGCTGCCAACCTGCGGTCCTCGCGGCGGGCAATCAGTGCGCGGATCTGGCCGGGGATGCCGACGATGCCCTTCGGCATGAACAGCACCACGAGCACAAAGGAGCCACCCAGGATCAGCGGCCAGAGATCGGGAAACTTGTTGCTCGCCCAGCTCTTGAAGGCATTCACCGCAATCGCCCCGATGATCGGGCCGAAGAGCGTGCCACGGCCTCCGACGGCCACCCACACGACGGCTTCGAGCGACTTCTCCGTCATCATCTCGCTGGGATTAATGATGCCGACCTGAGGGACGTAGAGTGCCCCGCCAATGGCCGCGATCATGCCGCTGATGACGAAGACGAAGAGCTTGAA
The genomic region above belongs to Luteolibacter arcticus and contains:
- the urtD gene encoding urea ABC transporter ATP-binding protein UrtD codes for the protein MSMQHYLLAAEGLNKSFSGFQAIRDLNFALEKGELRTVIGPNGAGKTTFLDLITGRTKPDSGTLHFEQTHDLLKMNEYQIYRLGIGRKFQTPTVYVDHSVRENLLLSLAGSRGILHSLFGRVKKEQEVRMDEILHTIKLTDRAHAKAGSLAHGQKQWLEIGMLLAQDAKLLLVDEPAAGMTDEETHRTGELLLSLAGKHTIVVIEHDMTFVRQISEGRLVTVLHQGNVLCEGSVDKVQNDERVIEVYLGRKKKAA